From Ficedula albicollis isolate OC2 chromosome 5, FicAlb1.5, whole genome shotgun sequence, one genomic window encodes:
- the JDP2 gene encoding jun dimerization protein 2 isoform X2 — MMPGQIPDPSLTAGALPGLGPLTGLPGSALTAEELKCADIRNIGAMISPLQFLEVKLGKRPQPVKSELDEEEERRKRRREKNKVAAARCRNKKKERTEFLQRESERLELMNAELKAQIEELKQERQQLILMLNRHRPTCIVRTDSIKTPESEANPLLEQLEKK; from the exons ATGATGCCAGGGCAGATCCCCGACCCGTCCCTGACGGCCGGCGCGCTGCCGGGGCTGGGCCCCCTGACGGGactgcctggctcagccctgacCGCCGAGGAGCTCAAGTGCGCTGACATCCGCAACATCGGGGCCATGATCTCGCCACTCCAGTTCCTGGAGGTGAAGCTTGGCAAGAGACCCCAGCCTGTCAAGAGCGAG CTGgatgaggaagaagagaggaggaaaaggcgccgagagaaaaacaaagtagcAGCAGCACGATGTCGTAACAAGAAGAAGGAGAGGACAGAGTTCCTGCAGCGG GAGTCTGAGCGTCTAGAGCTCATGAATGCTGAGCTGAAGGCCCAGATAGAGGAGCTGAaacaggagaggcagcagctcatCCTGATGCTGAACCGGCACCGTCCCACCTGCATCGTGCGGACAGACAGCATCAAGACGCCCGAGAGCGAAGCCAAccccctgctggagcagctaGAGAAGAAGTGA